From the Dermacentor variabilis isolate Ectoservices chromosome 5, ASM5094787v1, whole genome shotgun sequence genome, the window TACACTGACTGGTCCCCAGGAGGACAAAAATAATTACTAGTCCACAGAACGACATCCTCTGAAGTCTAAATGTGGAATTGGGGCTTTGTAGGTGATCTGTTCATGGCACGTTCGGTATACGTGTGTAGTAGTTGACTTTGACGCTTTCTTAAGTAGGAGCAATGGGTGCGGCACAACTGCCAGCACGTCGGGTGTAAAATGAACTACCAAAACACGAAAGTGTCATTGGTTGGGACTTTGTTAATTATTCAGGTAGCATTCATGCCTGTGTATCCCGTTCCTGCGCATTTCTAATATTTTACTCTATTGTAGTTCCCATGCATAGTTACATTCAAGCGTTAAAAACCACTGCCACATTTACATGTACTGCTGATGAAAATTTACATTATTCCAGAGTCCTCGGGTAGTGTTTCCGCTCCATTCTGCTGTGACAAAGGGCCACCAAGATCAGAATAATATTTAGAAGCTACACCCAGTATGTAAAATGAGGCATCATTTACCTGTCAGTGTTAACAGGAAGCTGTATAAGGAGCCCTGTACCCCACAACTTTGCATGTGCTGTTCTCTTTGTAATGTACAATTGCTTCAGCTTATGCATGAATATAAGCGTCtcatataatgttttttttttcctctgccaTCCACAGTCTGGCGAGACAAGATGCCTCAGCTGCTCTGTCTCTAGGTCACTCAGTCGAGTCAGCCAGTGACTCAGCATCGTCGGTGGCGGGTTTGTGCCGCACATTCTACATTGACAGCACACAAGATGCATCAGTTCCTGACGAGGTGCTTCAAGTTTTGTCCACTCCAGACGCTTCGTCGAACCCAAGCAGCGAGGTGGACTCACGGCCTGTCACCATCGCACCAGGGACATCATCAGTGTGTTCAGACAAAAGTTATGCACCACCTAATAACACAAACAAGcctgcgaaaagaaaacaaaaagaccTAGATGATTTGATGATCACGACACTTGCCGCCAATCGCCAGCGACTGAATGAATTGACGACAGCTGCAGCATCAGTAGATGAGGATGAACATTTTCTGTTGAGCTTGAAAGGTCTTTTAGGTAAAGTAGATGGCCGCAAGAAGGAGCACATCAAGCTGCAGATTTATAGCCTATTAGTTGAGGCAGCATACCCTCCACATGCTGCAGAGCCGTGAGCACGCGTTCTAGGTCCGTACCTCGTGTATTACAGCTGATATTTGTGGCCATTTTTCTCATGACCTGCTAGGTGTAAGCAGACTCATTGACATCCATATCAGTTCTTTGCTCTGTGTGTTGCAAAAGATTTAGTGGAAGCTTGTAATGTTTTTCCTGGGCCACTGCAATTTTCAAGGTGAAATGTGCAATAAACATCCTGTGGAACAaatttctctgcattatttttgaTAATTCTTGTTAAATGGACACTCCTGTGTGTGTGTTACCTACTGGGAAAGAAGATTGCTTCTAGCATTGCTGGTGCTTTTGGAAAAGGGTGTAATGTTGCAAAATGTGGTGTTAGATTATTGACATTTACGGGAACAAAAAGAACTTCGATACACAGTTACGCTCACCAAGTACACGCTGATATGATTCAAATAGCCAGCAAGTAGGTATTCATCTCTACAATCATTTGCCTGCTTTATTAGCTCTGTTTTATTCCTATTATATATAAAATATCGAGCAAGGTCTTCATGGAAACTCCATGCAGTGCAGAGGCGCTTTGCGAATGAAATAAAGCATTATCGACACAAGGCTGGTGTTTGCTAAACATTTATTGCTGGTCATATCTCAGTACTTATGGAATCCAGTCATTACAAAAGTAAGTCACAGTTAAGGCACCTGTAACTTAAATAGGAGGTCAGATAAAGATATTGGTTAAATTTGATTTCATTTAAACCCACTGCCAGCTCACAGAACCCGGACCATGAAAATAGGCAGCAAAGCAGTCTCTCACTTCAGATGCTCTCTTAGAGTAAGCATTAGAGCCTTGCTGATTTATTTGTGGCAGGGACTCTGTATTGTTCCTCCATTCACCTGGGATAACTACACCTGCACTGTTGCTACTGTCTCCAAACTGCGGTGGACAATAGCCACCTGGCAGCCTCCCCTCCTGCATCAGGTAATTGTGGAGACAACAACAAGCAGCTGAGACTGCAGCTGCATTCTCTGGTAGCAGACTCATGCGCTTCCGCAGCACCCTCCACCTGGCACACAAAATTCCGAATGCATTTTCAATGCATCGCCGTGCTCGAGAAAGCCTATAGTTGTAGACCCTTTTCGGTGTGTTTGGCGGTTGGACACCAGGATATGGCTTCATTAAGTTCACTTTTAAAGGAAATGCGTCGTCTCCTACCATTACAAATGGAAGAACAGGCCCATCACTGGGCAAGGCTGCAGGGGATGGCAACGTTTCCTGTGCATTGTCGACAATGACTCCAAGCCCGCACGCTGAGAAAACACCACCGTCGCTTTCTCTGCCAAAAGCCCCTATATTAGCAGTTGTAAACCTGTAGCCTGCATCACAGGATGCCATGAGGTTGATGCTGAAGCTACGTTTATAGTTAAAGTACACAGAACCAGAGTTTGGCGGTGCGTCCAAGTGAATGTGCTTCCCGTCGATAGCACCAACACAATTTGGGAAGTTCCATTTCCACATAAACTCATCAGCTATAGCCTTCAGTTGCCTATGATCTGGCCGTCTCAGGACCCTTGGTTGAAGAACCTTCCATATGGCAGTGCACACTTGAGGAACCAGTTGCGAGATCGTTGATTTTCCAACCCTGAAGCTGTATGCCAGAGACTGGTAGCTGTTTCCGCTTGCCAAGAACCTGGAATATAATTGACAACATAAGTCTATACTGCCTTTTGTTTAACGCCTTCTTGTGactttaggcaaaaaaaaatacaaaacagcaGTTCCCAGCTGCTCTGCATAATGTGCTTTTATCAAGTGGCAACAGTTCGTATTCATGGACTACGCTGTGAACAGGAGGCATGATAAACAGCCACGTTAACTTCTGAAACAAAAAAACTTGTGTGACTGCCAACCTTATCAAAACCGTTTATTTGCGGACTTGTTTTCTTTGTGAAATCAGAATGCTGCACTTAACGTCTTTAGGACAACGCAGAAAAGCAGCGCGAATATTGTAACGGCGTACTGCGTGCTAGTATACTATAAATACACTTTCGACACGAGCTTGGGGCTGCGCGACTGTCTTTAAGATATGCGTATCGCAGTGACTACCACACGAAATCTGTAGCTATACAGCAGGTTTCCGTCGGCAAAATACGGATTTCACCAAAACACTCCACATAGCTCCGCAGTTAAAGAAGCCCACCTGCTCCCGCGTCTACCATTCCAAGCATAGAACACGATAGAAATTTCCATATAATATGCTTACCTCAGCGTTATAGCCAAGCGCTCAGCTGATGACAGGGATTCTCGCAGTTGCGTCTCTTGAGCTTGTATATGCGGTCGgaggaggctttccaggaagtcAAACTGCTGCGGTGACATCCGCACGAAGTTGTAGAACAACGCCGTATCGCCAGTCCGCAGCTTCGCGAAAAGATTGTGGAAATCTCCGTCAACGGCTCTGTCGAGGAAGATTTGACGAACCCACATTCTTCTACGACGCCTCCGTCTGCGTCTGTTAAGCGCGTAGACGATGACAAGCTCACTTTGGGCTTGAAGAGCCTCGACCTGCGTTAACAGCCGCTTGCTGATCGGCGCCATGTTGAAAAATGCGAAACGCGGCTGTCCCAGAGCGGTGATTGGCCAGTCGTAAAAAACGTATCTTATCGAAAGGCTCAATGTGAACATAGGCGGTTGTAAGCTGCGTAAAAACTCGTTCCAGCAGTTGCGCAAATTGCAATAAATACGCCACTTACAGCGGATGCGACTGTAGTCTGAACGCGGCAAGTCTAGTCAGGAAACAAAATGAACTCATCGCAGACACGTTAACAGGTACTGGTTCACTGCGCCAGCAGCTCATGCCACGTGACCCACTGACGCCTATGAGACAGCCAGTGCTGGTGTGCCCCAGTGTTTGGCAACGCAAGTATCTTATGCCGCGTGAAaacgaggaaagaaagagagattcTGAAGGCATTCTGAGATCAGATTCTGAGAGACGTGTTTGCGACACGTGTCTCGGCCTCGCTGATCaagaggcgatttttttttttttttgctgcaactTTTTATGTTAGATGGATCAAAAAGTTCGCCTCTTCTGATGGCAGCTGCCGCATGCACCACGTGGCCTCAGGCAGGTATATTTTCGTCATTCAAGTGTCAATCTTTCAGTAGTAAATTCCAGCTTGCCCCGCGGTCTCTTCCATCTTGTCTCTCGTGGGTTTCCGCTGGTTCTTTTATCCTTCTTAAAATGTGCCAAAAAGCCCATTTCACTGCTTTGATACTTTGAGATGGCCTTCGGCGTACATTGCAGGTAAATACATAGCCATGGAAATCAAAATTTTCACTGTCATACGTTTCAAACGTAACCAACACTAAAAAGGCGTCTCCCGTTTCCTCACCTGAATTTTATTTCGACGACCTGAAAGGCCAGGTAGTAGAAATGCTTGTAGAAAAAAAAGTTCTTGAAAAGTAGCGTAAAGATGTAAAACAGCTGCAGGCGACACAGGAGAggagaggagacaaaggagaggaaagacagggaggttagccagtgtaagtaccggctggctaccctgtgctggggaaaggggtaaagggaataaaaggagaaagaagaagagggaaaaaaaatggaaaaaaaagagaaaattcacacagtaacgcgaaactacgcgctacaacgttcaaaggcggtcgcacaattcgcagttccttaaaaacttcaacaaagcccttaaggccttgagtgccgaagcccgtctggaccaatgtcctagagctttttcctctgtaaaggggcgattgtccagttttgcgagagcggtcacgagcacttttcttcgcactgcgtaacggggacagtcacataggaggtgttgaatcgtctcctcgcagccgcaggtgtcacaagtagggctgtcggccatgccaatgcggaatgaatatgagttcgtgaatgccacgccgagccacaggcggcacagaagtgttgcttccgctcgtggcaaccctggtggtaggcggagttgcagacgtggatccaatttgtggagacgtgcgttcgtgaaatcactggtgttccacagattctgcgtaagctcgcgggcgagggagcggagacttgtggctgcgtctgttcttgacagcggtatgggtataatctgggcaccatcatgagccgaccgggcagcgtcatccgcactgtcatttcctgaaattccacagtgtcccggtatccactggtagatgatgttgacACAAGACCCGAAGAGCAGCCTACGCATACAGGAAATAGCTGAAAATCCAGCGTGACGTTTTGCGTCTGGGATAACAAATCGTCGGGATAGATGAAAACCCGGCTGCTCACCCTGCGTTCCGCTGCCAGTGAGTGTATCGCCCACTCCGTAAACTTGAAACCCTGCCCCTCTTCCCCCGCCCCTTATTCACCGGCAGCTCTCCGTAGCGGAACACAGCCAAAGCAGAACGGAGTAGCTGGTCGCGCACAAACATGGTAATACACGTTCCTTTGCTTGGTCTCAATCAGAATGCATTTGCATCCTCGTGAGGCTTGTAATTCCGCAGCACCCCGTAAGGTTTGCAGACTCGACTTTTAGGAGCAGTGCAGGGAAGGTAGGAGAAAGCAGCGCTTGATTTGTGATGTGGTGAAGATACCCATCAGTTTTGTTTTATGTAGCATGTTTtggagcacagctcttaggcacccgttcctgctcTGAGCGTCAGCGTACCCCGGCATCGTAtttcggcgtaaccgagcg encodes:
- the LOC142581824 gene encoding uncharacterized protein LOC142581824, whose amino-acid sequence is MPHLMFLADAIQHRSLARQDASAALSLGHSVESASDSASSVAGLCRTFYIDSTQDASVPDEVLQVLSTPDASSNPSSEVDSRPVTIAPGTSSVCSDKSYAPPNNTNKPAKRKQKDLDDLMITTLAANRQRLNELTTAAASVDEDEHFLLSLKGLLGKVDGRKKEHIKLQIYSLLVEAAYPPHAAEP